The Caldicellulosiruptor changbaiensis genome has a segment encoding these proteins:
- a CDS encoding TlpA family protein disulfide reductase gives MLNQRAKNVIFILVVAVLIALLVYQFIPRTKSQVRVNGAVDFKLESVDGKEYSISSFRGKKVILNFFATWCPPCRAEIPDFEKFHQSNKDIVLIGVNIQEDKNTVKEFLNSMGVSYLVLLDKDGKIASNFGIEGIPTTFLLDENGRIIAKNVGMMTYDELDKFVKQNKKD, from the coding sequence ATGTTGAATCAAAGAGCAAAAAATGTTATCTTTATATTAGTTGTTGCAGTACTCATTGCTCTTTTAGTCTATCAATTTATACCACGGACAAAGTCACAAGTAAGAGTAAATGGTGCTGTTGACTTTAAGCTTGAATCTGTTGATGGCAAAGAATATTCGATCTCAAGCTTTAGAGGCAAAAAGGTGATTTTGAACTTTTTTGCTACCTGGTGTCCACCATGTAGAGCTGAAATTCCTGATTTTGAAAAGTTTCATCAAAGTAACAAAGACATTGTTTTGATCGGGGTAAATATTCAAGAGGACAAAAATACAGTCAAAGAGTTTTTAAACTCAATGGGTGTAAGTTACCTTGTTTTGCTTGACAAAGATGGCAAAATTGCATCCAATTTTGGCATAGAGGGAATACCTACAACATTTTTATTGGATGAAAATGGCAGAATAATAGCAAAGAATGTTGGTATGATGACATATGATGAGTTGGATAAGTTTGTAAAACAGAATAAAAAGGACTGA
- a CDS encoding FecCD family ABC transporter permease, with amino-acid sequence MKKVLVVLCVILLIVFVVSIGVGSVFIPPLRVLKVIFSLIGFKVPGVNQMDLTIIGQIRLPRIIIAMIVGMSLSVAGALVQGLYRNPMADPGIIGTSSGASLGAISCIALSFNTISIFYLPLFSFVGALGISFLVYKLATKDGKTPILNLILIGIAVSTFISSINSLILSNINQYQVSEYIFWMLGGLDSRSWTHVKISFVPLVILILCSLIFAKRINILILGEEESYTIGVNPERLKKRLLILVSLLTGIAVSVSGAISFVGLITPHILRLIVGSDYRKLIPASILGGGIFLIVCDTIARVLFSPIEVKVGIITSIVGAPYFLYLLKKRENEVTI; translated from the coding sequence TTGAAAAAGGTTTTAGTAGTACTGTGCGTAATACTTTTAATAGTATTTGTGGTCTCAATAGGGGTGGGAAGTGTATTTATCCCTCCCCTTCGTGTTTTAAAGGTAATTTTTTCACTCATTGGTTTTAAAGTGCCTGGGGTCAACCAGATGGATTTGACAATTATTGGTCAGATTAGACTTCCCAGAATAATAATTGCTATGATTGTAGGCATGAGCTTGTCTGTTGCAGGAGCACTTGTGCAAGGGCTTTACAGAAACCCTATGGCAGATCCGGGTATAATTGGAACATCAAGCGGTGCGAGCCTGGGTGCAATTTCTTGTATTGCTCTTTCGTTCAACACCATAAGCATTTTTTATTTACCTTTATTTTCATTTGTAGGTGCACTTGGTATTTCTTTTTTAGTGTACAAGCTTGCAACAAAAGATGGAAAAACTCCCATTTTGAACCTGATATTAATTGGCATTGCTGTATCCACTTTTATATCCTCAATAAATTCCCTTATCCTTTCAAACATCAATCAGTACCAGGTAAGCGAGTATATATTTTGGATGCTTGGCGGGCTTGATAGCCGTAGCTGGACACATGTGAAGATAAGTTTTGTGCCTCTTGTTATTTTGATACTGTGTTCACTTATTTTCGCAAAGAGGATAAACATTCTAATATTAGGAGAAGAAGAAAGCTATACAATTGGTGTCAACCCTGAGAGACTCAAAAAACGGCTTTTAATTTTAGTTTCTCTTTTAACAGGGATTGCAGTTTCAGTATCAGGTGCGATTTCATTTGTGGGGCTGATAACACCACATATTTTAAGACTAATTGTCGGAAGTGATTATAGAAAGCTCATTCCTGCTTCAATTCTTGGTGGTGGAATTTTTTTGATTGTGTGCGACACAATTGCAAGAGTGCTGTTTTCACCAATTGAAGTAAAGGTTGGGATTATAACCTCAATTGTGGGTGCACCGTACTTTTTGTACCTTTTAAAAAAGCGCGAGAATGAGGTGACAATTTGA
- a CDS encoding cytochrome c biogenesis CcdA family protein, whose translation MDISIISAIVAGFLSFFSPCILPLVPVYILYIFSQRGSKLKNAFLFVLGFSIVFVGLGILASLFGVAFSQYKWVIVKIAAIILILMGLVMLDLSPDFLKRLFIPIGGNGNYQKERIPLILGMLLSISWTPCVGPILASILSLAAVQKTFVKGVLLLVFYSIGFAMPFLLASLFIERIKSFFSFINRHVKVVEYLAGIFMVIFGVLVFFDKINFLR comes from the coding sequence ATGGATATAAGTATAATTTCAGCGATTGTGGCAGGTTTTTTGTCTTTTTTCTCACCTTGTATTCTTCCCCTTGTCCCTGTTTACATTCTTTATATTTTTTCACAAAGAGGCAGTAAATTGAAAAATGCCTTTTTATTTGTCTTAGGATTTAGTATAGTGTTTGTAGGGCTTGGGATCTTGGCATCGTTATTTGGGGTGGCGTTTTCGCAGTATAAATGGGTTATTGTGAAGATAGCAGCAATAATCTTAATTTTGATGGGTCTGGTGATGCTTGATTTGTCACCAGATTTTTTAAAAAGGTTATTTATACCCATAGGTGGTAATGGTAATTATCAAAAAGAAAGAATTCCACTGATTTTGGGTATGCTTTTGAGTATTAGCTGGACACCTTGTGTAGGACCAATTTTAGCATCAATTTTGAGTTTAGCTGCTGTGCAGAAGACTTTTGTAAAAGGGGTGTTGCTTTTGGTATTTTATTCAATTGGTTTTGCCATGCCATTCTTGTTAGCTTCTCTTTTTATAGAGAGGATTAAAAGTTTTTTTAGTTTTATAAACAGACATGTCAAAGTAGTAGAGTATTTAGCAGGAATTTTTATGGTAATTTTTGGAGTCCTTGTATTTTTTGATAAGATAAATTTTTTAAGATGA
- the pdxT gene encoding pyridoxal 5'-phosphate synthase glutaminase subunit PdxT yields the protein MKKIGVLAFQGGVIEHVKKIEEIGHIPVLVKKIEDLDGIDGLILPGGESTTIGKFLIETGVKEKILSLAEQGMPMWGTCAGAILLSKTIKNQGSGVLPLLDIVIERNAYGSQLDSFKKEVFVLRFNKTTECVFIRAPKIVDVGSNVEVLAQLDTPIAVLQGTILATTFHPELTSQNYWHSFFVENVIK from the coding sequence TTGAAAAAAATTGGAGTATTGGCATTTCAAGGCGGAGTTATTGAGCATGTAAAAAAGATTGAAGAAATAGGACACATACCAGTTTTAGTAAAGAAAATTGAAGACTTAGATGGAATAGATGGTTTGATTTTGCCAGGCGGTGAGAGCACAACCATAGGAAAATTTTTAATAGAAACTGGGGTAAAGGAGAAAATTTTGAGCTTGGCAGAACAAGGTATGCCAATGTGGGGAACATGTGCGGGTGCAATACTTCTGTCAAAGACCATAAAAAACCAGGGAAGTGGTGTTTTGCCACTACTTGACATAGTAATTGAAAGAAATGCTTACGGAAGCCAGCTTGACAGCTTCAAAAAAGAAGTTTTTGTGCTAAGGTTTAATAAGACAACTGAATGTGTATTTATAAGAGCGCCCAAGATAGTTGATGTTGGCTCAAATGTAGAGGTTTTGGCACAGCTTGACACCCCTATTGCTGTGTTGCAAGGAACTATTTTGGCAACAACATTTCATCCTGAACTCACATCTCAAAATTATTGGCATTCTTTCTTTGTTGAGAATGTGATAAAATAA
- a CDS encoding ABC transporter substrate-binding protein has protein sequence MKMSRRIVAIVVLIALAISLMPLYSHAADFPITVKDGKGNSITVKQKPQRILSLALQTDEILLNMVSPSRIIGLSIFADDKNNSNVVNLAKNVKGRYSSNDIEKIIAAKPDLVIVPYYIDKAKYDLLKKGLKCPIYVSLNPNSFANIKQEIINLSRLTGEIQKGQALIKYMNDKINAVQKKVKYLRKKKYVLFYTYYFNSTYGKNTAQHEIAKYAGVINIAAVAGLKGWPTITKEQILEWDPDIIVIPSASYNPKKTSQQYVEEFKKDPAFKNLKAVKNNAVIILDDRHVQTVSHYIVEGVYDLAKAAYPYLFK, from the coding sequence ATGAAAATGAGTAGAAGAATTGTTGCTATTGTTGTATTGATTGCACTTGCGATAAGTTTAATGCCACTTTATTCCCATGCTGCGGACTTTCCAATTACAGTAAAAGATGGAAAAGGTAATAGCATTACAGTAAAACAAAAACCTCAAAGAATTCTTTCATTGGCACTTCAGACAGATGAAATTCTTTTGAACATGGTTTCACCAAGCAGAATTATAGGTCTTTCTATATTTGCAGATGATAAGAACAATTCAAACGTTGTGAACTTAGCTAAAAATGTGAAAGGTAGATATTCAAGCAATGACATTGAAAAGATAATTGCTGCAAAGCCAGACCTTGTAATAGTGCCTTATTATATTGACAAGGCTAAATATGACCTTTTAAAGAAAGGTTTAAAGTGTCCTATATACGTGAGCCTAAATCCAAATTCATTTGCGAATATAAAGCAGGAGATTATCAATCTTTCGAGACTAACAGGTGAAATTCAAAAGGGGCAGGCTCTTATAAAATACATGAATGACAAAATAAATGCTGTTCAGAAAAAGGTAAAATATCTCAGAAAGAAAAAATATGTTCTTTTCTACACATATTACTTTAACTCTACATATGGCAAAAATACTGCACAACATGAAATAGCAAAATATGCGGGAGTTATAAACATAGCTGCTGTTGCAGGTTTGAAAGGCTGGCCAACAATCACAAAAGAACAGATTTTGGAGTGGGACCCTGATATTATTGTTATTCCTTCTGCTTCATATAATCCAAAAAAGACTTCTCAGCAATATGTAGAAGAGTTTAAAAAAGACCCTGCTTTTAAGAATCTAAAAGCTGTTAAAAACAACGCAGTGATTATACTTGACGATAGACACGTTCAAACTGTTTCGCATTACATTGTAGAAGGTGTTTATGACTTAGCAAAGGCTGCTTATCCATATCTGTTTAAATAA
- the acpS gene encoding holo-ACP synthase gives MIFNIGIDIIEVERFKNIKRFDAFLKRVFTQKELEYISSKNFNLLTIAGYFAAKEAVAKTLSTGIVFGFKDIEIQKDINGCPKVKLYNKAKEICESLKITNIVLSISHQNSVAVACAIAEKEE, from the coding sequence ATGATATTTAATATTGGGATTGACATTATTGAGGTTGAAAGATTTAAAAATATAAAAAGATTTGATGCATTTTTGAAGAGGGTATTTACTCAAAAAGAACTTGAGTATATAAGCTCAAAAAATTTCAATCTGCTAACAATAGCAGGGTATTTTGCAGCAAAAGAGGCTGTGGCAAAAACACTTTCAACAGGCATTGTATTTGGATTTAAAGATATTGAGATACAAAAGGATATAAATGGATGTCCGAAGGTAAAGCTTTACAACAAAGCTAAAGAAATTTGTGAGAGCTTGAAAATTACAAATATTGTCTTGAGTATTTCACATCAAAACTCGGTGGCAGTTGCCTGTGCAATTGCCGAAAAAGAGGAGTGA
- a CDS encoding NAD(P)H-hydrate dehydratase — protein MYVLTSEQMKQIDKKATSEIGIPEVVLMENAGFCVFEEIKRDLGDLKQKRIAVFCGKGNNGGDGFVVARYLLEQSDNVQIFIFDENVSASSKVFLNILKNLSANIQVLNEELLARLYHERFDIIVDGIFGIGLVRDVEGLYRKVIEYINSSEAYVYSIDIPSGVCSDTGQIKGVAVKANKTITFMYPKIGNILYPGAYLCGKLIVKDIGIPEKVVEKISTKILSREELNIEKLYRYPDTHKGDYGKVGVVAGSKFFPGASVLCANACVKSGCGLCFLFSPIESLSLHNFRNPEIITVAIESKDGVVTFEGFKQKEEFLKRLDVIAFGCGLTSSVEVEKILIHILKNFQIPIVIDADGLNVLANNKEAQTLLHEYKAPKILTPHYKEASRILSCDVSEVAKNPLDVALQLSKKFDCVCILKGARTIITDGNNIYINILGNPGMAKGGSGDVLTGIVTAILAQGYSGLDAAKLAVYLHSLSADILLERKSMQTILPSEIIENLDFAFKRVIEG, from the coding sequence ATGTATGTATTAACTTCTGAACAGATGAAGCAAATAGATAAAAAAGCAACAAGCGAGATTGGAATTCCTGAAGTAGTGTTGATGGAGAATGCAGGCTTTTGTGTATTTGAGGAAATTAAAAGAGATTTAGGTGATTTAAAGCAAAAAAGGATTGCTGTTTTTTGTGGCAAAGGGAATAATGGGGGAGATGGTTTTGTAGTTGCGCGGTATCTTTTAGAACAATCAGACAATGTTCAGATTTTTATATTTGATGAGAATGTAAGTGCATCTTCGAAGGTTTTTTTAAACATATTAAAAAACTTAAGTGCAAACATTCAAGTACTAAATGAAGAGCTTCTGGCGCGACTTTATCATGAGAGATTTGACATTATCGTTGATGGGATATTTGGAATAGGTCTTGTAAGAGATGTTGAGGGCTTGTACAGAAAGGTAATTGAGTATATAAATTCTTCGGAAGCCTATGTTTATTCTATCGACATTCCAAGTGGAGTTTGCTCTGACACAGGACAGATAAAAGGAGTTGCAGTGAAAGCAAACAAGACAATTACTTTCATGTATCCTAAAATTGGAAACATCCTTTATCCTGGGGCTTATTTGTGTGGTAAACTTATAGTAAAAGACATTGGTATCCCTGAAAAGGTTGTAGAGAAGATCAGTACAAAAATTTTGAGCAGAGAAGAACTAAATATTGAAAAGCTTTACCGCTACCCTGATACACACAAAGGAGACTACGGAAAAGTGGGAGTTGTAGCAGGTTCAAAATTCTTTCCTGGTGCCTCTGTGCTTTGTGCAAATGCTTGTGTAAAAAGTGGGTGTGGGCTATGCTTTTTATTCTCACCAATTGAGAGTCTGAGTCTGCACAATTTTAGAAATCCAGAAATAATCACAGTAGCGATTGAAAGCAAGGATGGAGTAGTAACTTTTGAGGGTTTCAAACAGAAAGAGGAGTTTTTGAAAAGGTTAGATGTCATTGCATTTGGATGCGGTCTTACCAGTTCTGTAGAAGTTGAAAAGATATTGATTCATATTTTAAAAAACTTTCAAATACCTATTGTAATAGATGCAGATGGTTTGAATGTTTTGGCAAATAATAAAGAAGCTCAAACACTTTTGCACGAATACAAGGCACCCAAGATATTGACTCCACATTACAAAGAGGCCTCAAGGATACTTAGCTGTGATGTTTCTGAGGTTGCTAAAAACCCGCTTGACGTAGCCCTTCAACTTTCAAAAAAGTTTGACTGTGTATGCATTTTAAAAGGTGCAAGGACTATAATTACAGATGGCAACAATATATACATCAATATACTTGGAAATCCTGGTATGGCGAAGGGTGGAAGTGGTGATGTTCTAACTGGTATAGTTACTGCAATCCTTGCACAAGGATATAGTGGTTTAGATGCAGCAAAACTTGCTGTTTATCTGCATTCACTTTCTGCTGATATTTTGCTTGAAAGAAAGTCAATGCAGACCATCTTGCCTTCAGAAATAATTGAGAATCTTGATTTTGCATTTAAGCGAGTAATTGAAGGTTAA
- the alr gene encoding alanine racemase: MSLYNRVWAEINLDNLIYNVNNIKEKISPNTQIMAVVKADAYGHGAIEVSRVLVKNGINMLAVAIIDEALQLRHYNFDIPILILGFTPFELSEQVVENDISQTVYTFEQAYYLNEAAKKIGKKAKVHIKVDTGMGRIGFLCTKESIEAIIRIASLSHIELEGIFSHFSSADDPHSDNFTYEQFLKFENFVKELNKNGVYFKYKHIANSAAAIRFPQYQLDIVRLGLVLYGLYPSEAVKTEISLKPVMSVKAKVINVKEVPEGYPISYNRRYVTPCKSKIATIPIGYADGFTRVGSEKRCVLINGEYAKVVGNVCMDQCMVDVTHIKDVKIGDEVVIIGKQGKNEITADDLASQIGTINYEVICSVSKRIPRVYIRDGRVVKILNYIL, translated from the coding sequence TTGTCTCTTTACAACCGTGTCTGGGCAGAGATAAATCTTGACAACCTCATATACAATGTTAATAACATCAAAGAAAAGATTTCGCCAAATACTCAGATTATGGCTGTTGTTAAAGCCGATGCATATGGCCATGGAGCAATTGAAGTGTCAAGGGTTTTAGTCAAAAACGGAATTAACATGCTTGCTGTTGCAATAATAGACGAGGCTTTGCAGCTTAGGCACTATAATTTTGACATTCCTATTTTGATATTAGGATTTACTCCTTTTGAATTATCTGAACAGGTTGTTGAAAATGACATTAGCCAAACAGTGTACACATTTGAGCAAGCATATTATCTAAATGAGGCAGCTAAAAAGATAGGTAAAAAGGCAAAAGTACATATCAAAGTTGATACTGGCATGGGAAGAATTGGATTCTTGTGTACCAAAGAAAGTATCGAAGCAATAATCAGAATTGCAAGCCTTTCACACATAGAACTTGAAGGCATATTTTCACACTTTTCGTCAGCAGATGACCCACACTCTGATAATTTTACCTATGAACAGTTTTTAAAATTTGAAAACTTTGTGAAAGAACTAAATAAAAATGGGGTATACTTTAAATATAAGCATATTGCAAATAGCGCTGCGGCAATCCGTTTCCCCCAGTATCAACTTGATATAGTAAGGCTTGGTCTTGTACTTTATGGACTTTATCCGAGCGAAGCAGTAAAAACAGAAATTTCCTTGAAACCTGTTATGTCTGTCAAGGCAAAAGTAATCAATGTAAAGGAGGTGCCAGAAGGGTATCCTATAAGCTACAACAGAAGGTATGTGACTCCTTGCAAGAGCAAGATTGCTACGATACCTATCGGATATGCTGATGGTTTTACAAGAGTTGGAAGTGAAAAAAGATGTGTTCTCATCAATGGAGAGTATGCAAAAGTTGTAGGGAATGTATGCATGGACCAGTGCATGGTGGATGTTACTCATATTAAAGATGTCAAGATTGGTGATGAGGTTGTAATTATAGGGAAGCAAGGGAAAAATGAGATTACAGCAGATGATTTAGCTTCACAAATTGGCACTATAAACTATGAAGTGATATGCTCTGTCAGCAAGAGAATTCCACGTGTTTATATCAGGGATGGGCGAGTTGTCAAAATATTAAACTACATCTTATGA
- a CDS encoding glycine cleavage system protein H, with translation MLYNERLLYGDLWVELNGPLASVGITKNLERELGDIVIFEFIKTHGYLQQGEEFASIETIYKTYTLKSPISGFIKHANFKLCYDPTILNLFPEETEIISIDIEQLV, from the coding sequence ATGCTTTACAATGAAAGACTTCTTTATGGCGATTTATGGGTTGAGTTAAATGGACCACTGGCATCAGTTGGTATTACAAAAAATTTAGAAAGAGAACTTGGAGATATTGTCATATTTGAATTCATAAAGACACATGGCTATCTTCAGCAGGGTGAAGAATTTGCAAGTATTGAGACAATTTATAAAACATATACATTAAAGTCTCCTATCAGTGGGTTTATAAAGCATGCTAATTTTAAGCTGTGCTATGATCCTACTATATTAAATTTATTCCCAGAAGAGACAGAAATAATTAGTATAGACATAGAGCAACTTGTGTGA
- a CDS encoding type II toxin-antitoxin system PemK/MazF family toxin produces the protein MKRGDIFYADLAPHVGSEQGGIRPVLVIQNDIGNKYSPTVIVAAITSQIGKAKFPTHVEIHAGEFGLTKDSVILLEQIRTIDKVRLKNKVGKLSEEVMEKVNQAILISLGLIDWTAEGYDWKKKEGAGIKKV, from the coding sequence ATTAAAAGAGGAGACATATTCTATGCCGACCTTGCTCCGCATGTTGGGTCTGAGCAAGGTGGCATACGGCCTGTACTGGTAATTCAAAATGACATAGGAAATAAATACAGTCCAACAGTAATTGTTGCTGCGATAACCTCGCAGATTGGCAAGGCAAAGTTTCCAACTCATGTTGAAATTCATGCAGGAGAGTTTGGCCTTACAAAAGACTCTGTTATTTTGCTTGAGCAGATAAGAACAATTGACAAGGTAAGGCTAAAGAACAAGGTTGGAAAGCTCTCTGAGGAAGTTATGGAAAAGGTAAATCAAGCAATTTTAATTAGCCTTGGATTGATAGACTGGACAGCGGAGGGATACGATTGGAAAAAGAAAGAAGGCGCTGGTATAAAAAAGGTATAA